In Patescibacteria group bacterium, the following proteins share a genomic window:
- the pgk gene encoding phosphoglycerate kinase produces MYKTLKNIENLKSKKVLLKLDLNLSFLKNGQIDPENAFRIEASLETIKYLINKNAKIVIISYIGRPDGKFDKKYKMDSVAKILSKYLKKNVKKLDSALPEEISSHIEKMKNKEVILLENIRFYKEEMTNDEIFAKNLAKLFDLYINDSFSNAHRKHMSSCSITNFLPSYMGLRFEYEILYLNKILNSKFSKSVLIMGGAKAETKLPVISKLKNKFEVILLGGVLANNFLYSRNCNIGKSLFEKDLINESKKIDSKKIILPVDVVVSNKIDAKSKSYIKYISDISKDDIILDIGPETIKLFSKYIKQAKFVLWNGPLGYFEIKKYRNSTEIIVKEIKKSKALSYSGGGETVALLSELNMKNAFNFISTGGGAMLEFLSGKKLPGLESLKNNKKK; encoded by the coding sequence ATGTATAAGACATTAAAAAATATAGAAAATTTAAAATCCAAAAAAGTTTTATTGAAATTAGATTTGAATTTATCATTTTTAAAAAATGGTCAAATTGATCCAGAAAATGCTTTTAGAATAGAAGCATCACTAGAAACTATAAAGTATTTAATAAATAAAAATGCAAAGATAGTAATAATTTCATATATTGGTAGACCAGATGGTAAATTTGATAAAAAATACAAAATGGATTCTGTGGCAAAAATACTTTCCAAATATTTGAAAAAAAATGTTAAGAAATTAGATAGTGCTTTGCCTGAGGAAATATCTTCTCATATAGAAAAAATGAAAAATAAAGAAGTGATTCTTTTAGAAAATATAAGATTTTATAAAGAAGAAATGACAAATGATGAAATTTTTGCAAAAAATTTGGCAAAACTTTTTGACTTATACATAAACGATTCATTTTCAAATGCACATAGAAAACATATGTCGTCTTGCTCCATCACAAATTTTCTACCTAGTTATATGGGACTTAGATTTGAATATGAAATATTATATTTAAATAAAATATTGAATTCAAAGTTTAGTAAATCAGTTCTTATAATGGGTGGAGCAAAAGCAGAGACAAAACTTCCTGTTATTTCAAAATTAAAAAACAAATTTGAAGTAATCCTTTTAGGAGGAGTTTTGGCTAATAATTTTTTGTATTCAAGAAATTGTAATATAGGAAAATCTCTTTTTGAAAAAGATTTGATAAATGAGTCAAAAAAAATAGATTCCAAAAAAATAATTCTTCCAGTAGATGTTGTAGTTTCAAATAAAATAGATGCCAAATCCAAATCCTATATAAAATATATTAGTGACATTTCAAAAGATGATATAATTTTAGATATAGGCCCAGAGACTATAAAATTATTTTCTAAATATATAAAACAGGCAAAATTTGTTTTGTGGAATGGGCCTTTGGGATATTTTGAAATCAAAAAATATAGAAATTCTACCGAAATTATTGTAAAGGAAATAAAAAAATCAAAAGCACTATCATATTCTGGAGGTGGAGAAACTGTAGCACTTCTAAGTGAGTTAAATATGAAAAATGCTTTCAATTTTATATCAACTGGTGGTGGTGCTATGCTTGAATTTTTGTCTGGAAAAAAATTACCTGGTTTAGAATCACTTAAAAATAACAAAAAAAAGTAG